The Flavobacterium piscisymbiosum genome includes a region encoding these proteins:
- a CDS encoding VF530 family DNA-binding protein: MEKQQSKDPLHGITLQKIVEALVDHYGFDTLAEIIPIKCFTSNPSVKSSLTFLRKTDWARKKVEDLYVKSLPKFAK, from the coding sequence ATGGAAAAACAACAATCAAAAGATCCGTTACACGGAATCACGCTTCAAAAAATAGTAGAAGCTTTGGTAGATCATTATGGTTTTGATACTTTGGCAGAAATAATTCCGATAAAATGTTTTACTTCAAATCCGAGTGTAAAATCTAGTTTGACTTTTTTAAGAAAAACCGACTGGGCCAGAAAGAAAGTAGAAGATTTATATGTAAAATCTCTGCCTAAATTTGCAAAGTAA
- a CDS encoding DUF3575 domain-containing protein: MKKILILIVLFFSIQSQSQTFIKFNAATAIVAIPNVGIETSIGEKMTFSVDVMASFWESFNGHSPMKFYTLTPEVRYHFKEKYNGFYVGAHAGPDVYELQKWNYWDTNKYEHGFGYRLGVTVGYNLKLSDKFLLDIFAGAGWHQGFYHGYYNDGTPGRYEHAPNWNKSGEWLPYRGGVMISYKL; the protein is encoded by the coding sequence ATGAAAAAAATCTTAATCCTAATTGTTCTTTTCTTTTCGATTCAGTCTCAAAGTCAAACTTTTATTAAATTCAATGCTGCAACGGCTATAGTTGCAATACCTAATGTGGGTATTGAGACCAGTATAGGAGAAAAAATGACTTTTAGTGTTGATGTAATGGCTTCATTCTGGGAATCTTTTAATGGGCACAGTCCAATGAAATTTTACACATTAACTCCTGAAGTTCGTTACCATTTTAAAGAAAAGTATAACGGATTTTATGTAGGTGCTCATGCCGGACCGGATGTTTACGAACTACAAAAGTGGAATTACTGGGATACTAATAAATACGAACATGGTTTTGGATACCGCTTAGGTGTTACCGTAGGATATAATCTAAAACTAAGCGATAAATTTCTTTTAGATATTTTTGCAGGAGCCGGATGGCATCAAGGTTTTTATCACGGATATTATAATGATGGAACTCCCGGAAGATATGAACATGCTCCAAACTGGAATAAAAGCGGCGAATGGTTACCATACCGCGGTGGTGTTATGATTTCTTATAAATTGTAA